The Nocardia higoensis genome has a segment encoding these proteins:
- a CDS encoding SLC13 family permease, producing the protein MNQVLAVIIFVVAFGCIATERFDKIKVVLSAAGLMAVLGQIPSEAVFFDPHIGIDWNVIFLLLGMMVIVGVVKQTGLFDYLAIWAARRSRGDPFRLMVMLMTITAIASPILDNVTIILLVAPITIVVCDQLGLPAQPFLIAEVLAANIGGAATLVGDPPNIIIGSRAGLSFNDFLIHMAPAVAVIFALFVMFTRVLFRGQLSTPACRAAATLTLDERAAITDPALLWRSLTVLTGVVIGFALHTVVGIAPSIVALVGAGVMVLVADLDIDEILREVEWGTLVFFMGLFVMVAGLIHTGVVDRLASAAVAVVGDSPLAASAALVFGSAAVGSFIDNIPYTTTIAPVVEELVEQTPDHQTGRALWWSFAFGAGFSGNGTAVAAGANVVALGIARRAGHPITFWQFTRYGVVVTVASTALAFGYLWARYF; encoded by the coding sequence GTGAACCAGGTGCTCGCGGTGATCATCTTCGTGGTCGCGTTCGGGTGTATCGCCACCGAACGGTTCGACAAGATCAAAGTGGTGCTGTCCGCCGCCGGCCTGATGGCCGTGCTGGGACAGATTCCCAGCGAAGCCGTCTTCTTCGACCCGCACATCGGCATCGACTGGAATGTCATCTTCCTGTTGTTGGGGATGATGGTGATCGTCGGTGTCGTCAAGCAGACCGGCCTGTTCGACTACCTGGCCATCTGGGCGGCCAGACGTTCACGCGGCGATCCGTTCCGGTTGATGGTGATGCTGATGACCATCACCGCCATCGCCTCGCCGATTCTCGACAATGTCACCATCATCCTGCTGGTCGCGCCGATCACCATCGTGGTCTGCGATCAGCTCGGGCTGCCCGCGCAGCCCTTCCTGATCGCCGAGGTGCTGGCCGCCAATATCGGCGGGGCCGCGACGCTGGTCGGCGATCCGCCCAACATCATCATCGGCAGCCGCGCGGGCCTGAGCTTCAACGACTTCCTCATCCACATGGCGCCCGCGGTGGCGGTCATCTTCGCGCTGTTCGTGATGTTCACCAGGGTGCTGTTCCGTGGGCAGCTCAGCACGCCCGCGTGTCGTGCGGCGGCGACGCTGACACTGGACGAGCGAGCGGCGATCACCGATCCGGCGCTGCTGTGGCGGTCGCTGACGGTGCTGACCGGCGTGGTGATCGGGTTCGCGCTGCACACCGTGGTCGGTATCGCGCCGTCGATCGTCGCGCTGGTCGGCGCCGGGGTGATGGTGCTGGTCGCCGATCTCGACATCGACGAGATCCTGCGCGAAGTGGAATGGGGCACGCTGGTGTTCTTCATGGGGCTGTTCGTGATGGTGGCGGGACTGATCCACACCGGCGTCGTCGATCGGCTGGCGTCGGCGGCGGTCGCGGTGGTGGGCGACAGTCCGCTCGCGGCTTCGGCGGCGCTGGTGTTCGGCTCCGCGGCGGTCGGGTCGTTCATCGACAACATCCCGTACACGACGACCATCGCGCCGGTGGTGGAGGAACTGGTCGAGCAGACCCCCGATCACCAGACCGGCCGGGCGTTGTGGTGGTCGTTCGCCTTCGGCGCGGGATTCTCCGGCAACGGCACGGCCGTCGCGGCGGGAGCCAATGTGGTCGCGCTCGGGATCGCGCGCCGGGCGGGGCACCCGATCACGTTCTGGCAGTTCACCAGGTACGGCGTCGTGGTCACCGTGGCCTCGACAGCGCTGGCGTTCGGCTATCTGTGGGCGCGGTATTTCTGA
- a CDS encoding vWA domain-containing protein — translation MLRRHSSPVSALVAGVLGVMLAAVPAAAVPEQTQYAPTMIVLDASGSMLRPDPSGTMMDAAKNAVRSFVESAPEQSRVGLTAYGTGTSNDEADKVAGCSDVKILHKPEPLDRAALAGAVDGIQASGWTPVGVALRQAAQALPDSGPRSIVLVSDGEDTCAPPDPCEVARELESGGVDLAVHAIGFAVDEKARAQLSCLADATGGSYTDAADGPALERILPRVTAAALRSYQATGIPVTGGADHTTAPVLAPGHHLDTIGKGETRWYAVDVPARATAYVTGILPFPRVAGVSILDDLNSIQRRIYGRDGQDCLEVDTALATGASDGEALTSVAAWEGATREPAGDGRAEDKCRGGGRYYFAFTWKKTSEKLPQRLPFEVLVGIEQAVSDRGPARVGTPTVMVEPTDPGVPVVGGGSFTLAPELPGSGRYTDLLQRGEIVYYRVRLDWGQGLAYRVRFGEAERTMASNIRTELFSPLAEEIAMDTAAYLGDATVLPFDGNPLATVPVRYDNRNGDLDQRRQSVAGWYYLAVKVGSNTGLRKGASVPVTIDLTVAGEPEPGPTYENATDGGVFGESGKPSASPGSSDDPAPVAATQQEAESSALPILAAILGAGGLVVVLIGAGVRYSIRRRKAGASLPHR, via the coding sequence ATGTTGCGCAGGCACAGCAGTCCGGTATCGGCGCTTGTCGCGGGGGTGCTCGGCGTCATGCTCGCCGCGGTTCCGGCCGCCGCGGTTCCGGAGCAGACGCAGTACGCGCCGACGATGATCGTGCTCGACGCGTCGGGTTCGATGCTTCGTCCAGATCCGAGCGGCACGATGATGGACGCGGCGAAGAATGCCGTGCGTTCGTTCGTCGAATCCGCACCCGAGCAGTCGCGAGTGGGGTTGACGGCATATGGGACCGGGACGAGCAATGACGAGGCGGACAAGGTCGCGGGCTGTTCGGATGTGAAGATCCTGCACAAGCCCGAACCGTTGGACCGGGCGGCTCTGGCCGGTGCGGTCGACGGTATCCAGGCGTCGGGCTGGACTCCGGTAGGTGTGGCCTTGCGGCAAGCCGCGCAAGCGCTTCCGGATTCCGGCCCGCGTTCGATCGTGCTGGTCTCCGACGGCGAGGACACCTGCGCACCGCCCGATCCCTGTGAGGTCGCTCGCGAATTGGAGTCCGGCGGCGTCGATCTGGCCGTGCACGCCATCGGTTTCGCGGTCGATGAGAAGGCACGCGCGCAGCTGAGCTGTCTGGCGGACGCGACGGGCGGTTCCTACACCGACGCCGCGGACGGTCCTGCCCTGGAACGGATTCTGCCCAGGGTCACCGCCGCCGCGTTGCGCAGCTACCAGGCGACCGGCATCCCGGTGACCGGCGGCGCCGACCATACGACGGCACCGGTGCTCGCCCCCGGCCATCATCTGGACACGATCGGCAAGGGCGAGACCCGTTGGTACGCGGTCGATGTCCCCGCCCGCGCCACCGCCTACGTCACCGGCATCCTGCCCTTTCCCCGTGTCGCGGGCGTGTCGATCCTCGACGACCTGAACTCCATCCAGCGGCGCATCTACGGCAGGGACGGGCAGGACTGTCTCGAAGTCGACACCGCGTTGGCGACCGGGGCGAGCGACGGCGAGGCCCTCACCAGCGTCGCGGCGTGGGAAGGCGCCACCCGTGAGCCCGCGGGCGACGGGCGGGCAGAGGACAAGTGCCGTGGCGGGGGCCGCTACTACTTCGCCTTCACCTGGAAGAAGACCTCGGAGAAGCTGCCGCAGCGGCTGCCGTTCGAGGTGCTCGTCGGCATCGAGCAGGCGGTGAGTGATCGCGGACCCGCCCGTGTCGGCACGCCCACAGTGATGGTCGAACCGACCGACCCCGGTGTGCCGGTCGTCGGCGGCGGTTCCTTCACACTCGCCCCCGAACTGCCCGGCAGCGGCCGCTACACCGACCTGCTGCAGCGCGGCGAGATCGTGTACTACCGGGTGCGCCTCGACTGGGGGCAGGGCCTGGCCTACCGCGTGCGATTCGGCGAAGCCGAGCGCACCATGGCCTCGAACATTCGCACCGAACTGTTCTCGCCCCTGGCCGAGGAGATTGCAATGGACACCGCGGCCTATCTCGGCGACGCGACCGTACTGCCCTTCGACGGCAATCCGTTGGCCACCGTGCCGGTCCGCTACGACAACCGCAACGGTGACCTCGACCAGCGCAGGCAGTCGGTGGCCGGCTGGTACTACCTCGCCGTCAAGGTCGGATCGAACACCGGGCTGCGAAAAGGCGCCTCGGTCCCGGTGACGATCGACCTCACGGTGGCAGGCGAGCCCGAGCCGGGACCGACCTACGAGAACGCGACCGACGGCGGAGTCTTCGGCGAATCCGGAAAACCGAGCGCATCCCCCGGGAGCTCGGACGACCCCGCCCCGGTGGCGGCGACCCAGCAGGAAGCGGAGTCGTCCGCCCTGCCGATCCTCGCCGCGATCCTCGGCGCGGGCGGACTCGTGGTGGTGCTGATCGGCGCTGGCGTCCGGTACTCGATCCGCAGGCGGAAGGCCGGTGCGTCGCTGCCGCATCGTTGA
- a CDS encoding Uma2 family endonuclease — MPTGPHRDERVLRRARQVGLLTPDFLVQRCLPEPYQDLRATDVQLVGEVLSPGNSQTDIDAKRRRYAAAGIPWYWEVKLEREKSAIAVVHAYALETRPGELPAGVRPLHPANYLLVAEWSPNDSEGIVIDYPFPIRIPWAELEF, encoded by the coding sequence ATGCCGACGGGTCCACACCGAGACGAACGTGTTCTTCGGCGCGCACGGCAAGTCGGACTTCTGACCCCGGACTTCCTCGTCCAGCGCTGCCTGCCCGAGCCGTACCAGGATCTTCGCGCCACCGACGTTCAGCTCGTCGGTGAAGTCCTGTCCCCAGGTAACAGTCAGACCGACATCGATGCCAAGCGCAGGCGTTACGCCGCGGCAGGCATTCCCTGGTACTGGGAAGTGAAGCTCGAGCGGGAGAAGAGCGCGATCGCCGTGGTCCACGCGTATGCTCTCGAGACGCGGCCCGGCGAGTTGCCCGCCGGAGTACGCCCGCTGCATCCGGCGAACTATCTGCTCGTCGCCGAGTGGTCACCGAATGACAGTGAAGGCATCGTCATCGACTATCCCTTCCCCATACGCATTCCGTGGGCCGAACTCGAGTTCTGA
- a CDS encoding TetR/AcrR family transcriptional regulator, translating into MARATLSPAAVVEIALAILDESGPEALTLSSVAGRAGVATPSLYKHVRNLAELRALVSARVLGDIADRVGAAVLGRSADDAIRALMTAWREYVRHHPHRYAAVVQRPDPLTEEAGARLVGIVTAALRAYGLTDSAAVHATRCLRSAVHGFVILEAQGGFGLPEKLDESYDLLIGMTIAGLRADRHDDRR; encoded by the coding sequence GTGGCTAGGGCCACGCTGTCCCCGGCAGCGGTGGTCGAGATCGCGCTGGCGATCCTGGACGAGAGCGGCCCCGAGGCGCTGACGCTTTCCTCGGTGGCGGGCAGGGCCGGGGTGGCGACGCCGTCGCTGTACAAACATGTGCGCAATCTGGCCGAACTGCGCGCGCTGGTCTCGGCGCGTGTCCTCGGCGACATCGCCGACCGGGTGGGCGCCGCGGTGCTCGGCCGTTCCGCCGACGACGCCATCCGGGCCCTGATGACCGCGTGGCGCGAGTACGTGCGGCACCACCCGCACCGCTACGCGGCGGTCGTCCAGCGTCCGGATCCCTTGACCGAAGAAGCGGGCGCCCGCCTGGTCGGCATCGTCACCGCCGCCCTGCGCGCCTACGGCCTGACCGATTCCGCTGCCGTCCACGCGACCCGCTGTCTGCGCTCGGCGGTGCACGGGTTCGTCATACTCGAGGCCCAGGGCGGGTTCGGGCTGCCCGAGAAGCTGGACGAGAGCTACGACCTGCTGATCGGCATGACGATCGCCGGTCTGCGCGCCGATCGGCACGACGATCGCCGCTGA
- a CDS encoding alpha/beta fold hydrolase, translating to MSINRAPSETMILGLEGGRLAYDVAGTGTSPLFVLVPGMGENRSTFRAVADRLVAAGHRVATMDMRGHGDSSLGWDSYTRADVAADILALIRHLGGPAVVVGHSFAGGAATIAAAEAPDLVEAVVEIGPFTRRQRPDMRALLTNSRYRTGMLLLAGAAGLRSVGLWKRYLEHATPGARPADFDERLAAADADLRRPGRMAAVSTFGSAAPTDAGERLAGIRCPALVLMGTLDPDWPDPKAEGEGIVAEMPAGLGHLELVEGAGHYPHVQFPERVAASILAFVTDTARG from the coding sequence ATGAGCATTAACCGCGCACCATCCGAAACCATGATTCTCGGGCTCGAGGGCGGCCGGCTGGCCTACGACGTGGCGGGCACCGGCACCAGCCCACTGTTCGTGCTGGTGCCTGGTATGGGCGAGAACAGGTCGACCTTCCGCGCCGTCGCCGACCGCCTCGTCGCCGCCGGTCACCGCGTCGCCACCATGGACATGCGCGGCCACGGCGATTCGAGCCTGGGCTGGGACTCCTACACCCGTGCCGATGTCGCAGCCGACATCCTCGCCCTGATCAGACACCTGGGCGGCCCGGCCGTCGTCGTCGGCCACTCGTTCGCCGGCGGCGCCGCCACCATCGCCGCGGCGGAGGCGCCCGACCTGGTCGAGGCCGTCGTCGAGATCGGCCCGTTCACCCGGCGCCAGCGGCCCGACATGCGCGCTCTGCTCACCAACAGCCGCTACCGCACGGGCATGCTCCTGCTGGCAGGCGCGGCGGGGCTGCGCAGTGTCGGGCTGTGGAAGCGCTACCTCGAACACGCCACCCCGGGCGCCAGGCCTGCGGACTTCGACGAGCGGCTCGCCGCGGCGGACGCCGATCTGCGTCGTCCGGGCAGGATGGCCGCGGTGAGCACGTTCGGCAGTGCGGCGCCCACCGATGCGGGCGAGAGACTGGCCGGCATCCGCTGCCCCGCGCTGGTCTTGATGGGCACCCTCGATCCGGACTGGCCGGACCCGAAGGCCGAAGGCGAAGGCATCGTGGCGGAGATGCCCGCCGGGCTCGGCCACCTCGAATTGGTCGAAGGCGCGGGCCACTACCCGCATGTCCAGTTCCCCGAGCGGGTCGCCGCGAGCATCCTCGCCTTCGTCACGGACACCGCCCGTGGCTAG
- the rpsH gene encoding 30S ribosomal protein S8 gives MTMTDPIADFLTRLRNANSAYHDQVKAPHSKLKANIAEILKREGYIADYRTEDAQVGKTLIVDLKYGPSRERSLAGVRRVSKPGLRVYAKSTNLPKVLGGLGVAIISTSQGLLTDKQAAKSGVGGEVLAYVW, from the coding sequence ATGACCATGACCGATCCGATCGCAGACTTCCTGACCCGTCTGCGCAACGCCAACTCGGCGTACCACGATCAGGTGAAGGCTCCGCACTCGAAGCTCAAGGCGAACATCGCCGAGATCCTCAAGCGCGAGGGCTACATCGCCGACTACCGGACCGAGGACGCACAGGTGGGCAAGACGCTCATCGTCGACCTCAAGTACGGCCCCAGCCGCGAGCGCAGCCTCGCCGGTGTGCGCCGGGTGTCCAAGCCGGGTCTGCGTGTGTACGCGAAATCCACCAACTTGCCCAAGGTCCTGGGCGGCCTCGGCGTGGCGATCATCTCCACGTCGCAGGGTCTGCTCACCGACAAGCAGGCGGCCAAGAGCGGCGTGGGCGGCGAAGTCCTCGCTTACGTCTGGTAA
- the rplF gene encoding 50S ribosomal protein L6 — protein sequence MSRIGKKPIAIPAGVEITIDGQNVSVKGPKGALSHVVAEPITVAKGEDGQLEVTRPNDERRNRSLHGLTRTLIANMIEGVTKGYEKKMEIFGVGYRVAAKGSNLEFALGYSHPVPIEAPEGITFAVESPTKFSVSGIDKQKVGQISAVIHGLRKPDPYKGKGIRYAGEVVRRKVGKTGK from the coding sequence ATGTCGCGTATTGGTAAGAAGCCCATCGCAATCCCGGCGGGCGTCGAAATCACCATCGATGGCCAGAACGTGTCGGTCAAGGGGCCCAAGGGCGCTCTGTCGCACGTCGTCGCCGAGCCGATCACCGTCGCCAAGGGCGAGGACGGCCAGCTCGAGGTCACCCGTCCCAACGACGAGCGTCGCAACCGCTCGCTGCACGGCCTGACCCGCACCCTGATCGCCAACATGATCGAGGGTGTCACCAAGGGTTACGAGAAGAAGATGGAGATCTTCGGCGTCGGCTACCGCGTGGCGGCCAAGGGCTCGAACCTCGAGTTCGCCCTCGGTTACAGCCACCCGGTGCCGATCGAGGCGCCGGAAGGTATCACCTTCGCGGTGGAATCGCCCACCAAGTTCTCCGTGTCCGGAATCGACAAGCAGAAGGTCGGTCAGATCTCTGCGGTCATCCACGGCCTGCGCAAGCCCGACCCGTACAAGGGCAAGGGCATCCGCTACGCGGGCGAGGTTGTTCGCCGCAAGGTCGGAAAGACGGGTAAGTGA
- the rplR gene encoding 50S ribosomal protein L18, which yields MAQTENQKSKRIPLGKDVATKRRLSKARRHFRLRKKVEGTTERPRLIVHRSSRHLHAQLVDDSVGKTIASASSIEADVRAVDGDKTAKGKKVGELIAARAKAAGIEAVVFDRGGHDYHGRIAALADAAREGGLKF from the coding sequence ATGGCGCAAACCGAAAACCAGAAGTCCAAGCGCATTCCGCTGGGCAAGGACGTCGCCACCAAGCGCCGCCTGTCCAAGGCGCGTCGCCACTTCCGCCTCCGCAAGAAGGTGGAGGGCACCACCGAGCGTCCCCGCCTGATCGTGCACCGCTCCTCGCGGCACCTGCACGCGCAGCTGGTCGACGACTCGGTGGGCAAGACCATCGCGTCGGCGTCCTCGATCGAGGCCGATGTGCGCGCGGTCGACGGCGACAAGACCGCCAAGGGCAAGAAGGTCGGCGAACTCATCGCGGCCCGCGCCAAGGCTGCCGGTATCGAGGCGGTCGTGTTCGACCGTGGTGGTCACGACTACCACGGCCGCATCGCGGCGCTGGCCGATGCCGCTCGTGAAGGCGGGTTGAAGTTCTAA
- the rpsE gene encoding 30S ribosomal protein S5, translating to MPGRQRRDGGSGPAGQNTSGPEGGRDNRRGGGDRRGGGDRRDSAAEKNQLERVVAINRVSKVVKGGRRFSFTALVIVGDGNGLVGVGYGKAKEVPAAIQKGVEEARKGFFRVPMIGSTITHPVQGEAAAGVVMLRPASPGTGVIAGGAARAVLECAGIHDILAKSLGSDNAINVVHATVAALKMLQRPEEVAARRGLPLEDVAPAGMLRARAQAAGGAR from the coding sequence ATGCCGGGACGTCAGCGGCGTGACGGCGGCAGCGGACCCGCCGGACAGAACACCAGTGGCCCCGAGGGCGGCCGCGACAACCGTCGTGGCGGCGGCGACCGCCGCGGTGGCGGCGACCGTCGGGACAGCGCGGCCGAGAAGAACCAGCTCGAGCGCGTCGTCGCGATCAACCGCGTCTCCAAGGTCGTGAAGGGTGGTCGTCGCTTCAGCTTCACCGCCCTCGTGATCGTCGGCGATGGCAACGGTCTGGTCGGCGTCGGCTATGGCAAGGCCAAGGAAGTTCCCGCGGCCATCCAGAAGGGCGTCGAGGAAGCGCGCAAGGGCTTCTTCCGCGTCCCGATGATCGGCTCGACCATCACCCACCCGGTTCAGGGTGAGGCGGCGGCCGGTGTGGTCATGCTGCGTCCGGCCTCGCCCGGTACCGGTGTGATCGCCGGCGGCGCGGCGCGCGCTGTGCTGGAATGCGCCGGTATCCATGACATCCTGGCGAAGTCGCTCGGCAGCGACAACGCCATCAACGTCGTGCACGCGACCGTTGCGGCCCTCAAGATGCTGCAGCGCCCCGAAGAAGTGGCGGCCCGCCGTGGCCTGCCGCTCGAGGACGTCGCTCCTGCGGGCATGCTGCGTGCGCGCGCTCAGGCGGCTGGAGGTGCCAGGTAA
- the rpmD gene encoding 50S ribosomal protein L30, giving the protein MADLKVTQIKSSIGAKQNQRDSLRTLGLRGIRKSVVREDNAQNRGLINVVRHLVTVEEV; this is encoded by the coding sequence ATGGCAGATCTCAAGGTGACCCAGATCAAGAGTTCGATCGGCGCCAAGCAGAATCAGCGGGACAGCCTGCGTACCCTCGGCCTGCGGGGCATCCGCAAGTCGGTGGTTCGTGAGGACAACGCCCAGAACCGTGGGCTGATCAACGTCGTGCGCCACCTCGTGACAGTTGAGGAGGTCTGA
- the rplO gene encoding 50S ribosomal protein L15, translating to MTIKLHHLRPAPGSKTEKTRVGRGEGSKGKTAGRGTKGTKARKNVPAAFEGGQMPLHMRLPKLKGFTNKFRTEYQVVNVGRIAELFPEGGEIGKAELVAAGAVRKNQLVKVLGDGEIGVAVQVTADKVTGSAKEKITAAGGTVTELG from the coding sequence ATGACCATCAAGTTGCATCACCTGCGTCCCGCCCCCGGATCCAAGACCGAGAAGACCCGTGTGGGTCGCGGTGAGGGCTCCAAGGGCAAGACCGCGGGCCGCGGTACCAAGGGCACCAAGGCTCGCAAGAACGTCCCCGCGGCGTTCGAGGGCGGCCAGATGCCGCTGCACATGCGGCTGCCGAAGCTCAAGGGCTTCACCAACAAGTTCCGCACCGAATACCAGGTCGTGAACGTGGGCCGCATCGCCGAACTCTTCCCCGAGGGCGGCGAGATCGGCAAGGCCGAGCTGGTGGCCGCGGGCGCGGTTCGCAAGAACCAGCTCGTGAAGGTCCTCGGCGACGGCGAGATCGGCGTCGCGGTCCAGGTGACCGCCGACAAGGTGACCGGCTCCGCCAAGGAGAAGATCACCGCCGCCGGTGGCACTGTCACCGAGCTGGGCTGA
- the secY gene encoding preprotein translocase subunit SecY, translating to MLSAFVSAFRTPDLRRKILFTLGLVALYRVGAALPSPGVDYQAVQECVDLVSGGENAGIYQLINLFSGGALLQLSVFAIGIMPYITASIIVQLLTVVIPRFEELRKEGQAGQTKMTQYTRYLSIALAILQATGLVALAARGQLLQGCQQDILADTSIFGMIIIVLVMTAGAALVMWFGEQITERGIGNGMSLLIFAGIAARIPTEGKAILDSRGNITFALVCVAAFLIIVAVIFVEQGQRRIPVQYAKRVVGRKMYGGSSTYLPLKVNQAGVIPVIFASSLLYLPNLIAQLTGAQNATDPSWWQEIIQKYLVNPGNPVYIAIYFGLIVFFTYFYVAITFNPEERADEMKKFGGFIPGYRPGKPTADYLNFVLSRITLPGSIYLGLVAVLPNLFLDIGNSGGVQNLPFGGTAVLIMVSVGLDTVKQIESQLMNRNYEGFLK from the coding sequence GTGCTTTCCGCCTTCGTATCGGCCTTCCGGACTCCGGACTTACGGCGGAAGATTCTCTTCACGCTGGGGTTGGTCGCGCTGTACCGGGTGGGCGCCGCGCTGCCGTCTCCCGGCGTCGACTACCAGGCTGTTCAGGAGTGCGTCGACCTGGTCTCCGGCGGTGAGAACGCCGGTATCTACCAGCTGATCAATCTTTTCTCCGGTGGTGCGCTGCTGCAGTTGTCGGTCTTCGCGATCGGCATCATGCCCTACATCACCGCGAGCATCATCGTGCAATTGCTCACCGTGGTCATCCCGCGGTTCGAGGAATTGCGCAAGGAAGGCCAAGCGGGCCAGACGAAGATGACGCAGTACACGCGTTATCTCTCGATCGCGCTCGCGATCCTGCAGGCCACCGGCCTGGTGGCCCTCGCCGCCCGAGGCCAGCTCCTGCAGGGCTGCCAGCAGGACATCCTGGCCGACACCAGCATCTTCGGCATGATCATCATCGTCCTGGTGATGACCGCCGGTGCGGCGCTGGTGATGTGGTTCGGCGAGCAGATCACCGAACGCGGCATCGGTAACGGCATGTCGCTGTTGATCTTCGCCGGCATCGCGGCGCGGATCCCGACCGAGGGCAAGGCGATCCTGGATAGCCGGGGCAACATCACCTTCGCGCTGGTCTGCGTGGCGGCGTTCCTGATCATCGTCGCGGTCATCTTCGTCGAGCAGGGCCAGCGCCGTATTCCGGTGCAGTACGCCAAGCGCGTGGTCGGCCGCAAGATGTACGGCGGCTCCTCGACCTACCTGCCGCTGAAGGTCAACCAGGCCGGTGTCATCCCGGTGATCTTCGCGTCCTCGCTGCTCTACCTGCCGAACCTGATCGCGCAGCTCACCGGCGCGCAGAACGCGACCGATCCCAGTTGGTGGCAGGAGATCATCCAGAAGTATCTGGTGAATCCCGGCAACCCGGTCTACATCGCGATCTACTTCGGCCTCATCGTCTTCTTCACCTACTTCTATGTGGCGATCACCTTCAACCCCGAAGAGCGCGCCGACGAGATGAAGAAGTTCGGTGGTTTCATCCCCGGTTACCGTCCGGGCAAGCCCACCGCCGACTATCTCAATTTCGTACTGAGCCGCATCACGCTGCCAGGCTCCATCTACCTCGGTCTCGTCGCCGTCCTGCCCAACCTGTTCCTCGACATCGGTAATTCCGGCGGAGTGCAGAACCTGCCGTTCGGCGGTACCGCGGTGCTGATCATGGTGAGCGTCGGTCTGGACACGGTGAAGCAGATCGAAAGCCAGTTGATGAACAGAAATTACGAAGGGTTCCTCAAGTGA
- a CDS encoding adenylate kinase, whose protein sequence is MRVVLLGPPGAGKGTQAVLLSEKLGVPHISTGDLFRANISQQTPLGLEAKKYMDAGDLVPSDVTNRMVQARVGEPDAANGFVLDGYPRTVDQADALEKILADIDKKLDAVLCFVVAEDTVVERMLARGRADDSEDVIRNRLRVYREETEPLLDHYAGLVVSVDGVGEVEEVNARALAALGR, encoded by the coding sequence GTGAGAGTTGTATTGCTCGGTCCGCCCGGTGCCGGCAAGGGCACGCAGGCCGTCCTCCTGTCGGAAAAGCTGGGCGTTCCGCACATCTCCACCGGGGACCTGTTCCGCGCGAACATCAGCCAGCAGACCCCGCTGGGTCTCGAGGCGAAGAAGTACATGGACGCCGGCGATCTGGTGCCCAGCGACGTGACCAACCGCATGGTGCAGGCGCGCGTGGGCGAGCCCGACGCCGCCAACGGCTTCGTCCTCGACGGCTACCCCCGCACGGTCGATCAGGCCGACGCGCTGGAGAAGATCCTCGCCGACATCGACAAGAAGCTGGACGCGGTCCTGTGCTTCGTCGTCGCCGAGGACACCGTGGTCGAGCGCATGCTCGCGCGCGGCCGTGCCGACGACAGCGAAGACGTGATCCGCAACCGGCTGCGGGTCTACCGCGAGGAGACCGAGCCGCTGCTCGATCACTACGCGGGTCTGGTCGTCTCCGTCGACGGTGTCGGCGAGGTCGAAGAGGTCAACGCCCGCGCGCTGGCCGCGCTGGGCCGCTGA
- the map gene encoding type I methionyl aminopeptidase, whose translation MVFGRKNKKVVPFRTTGELDAMAAAGAVVGRALVAVRDAAKPGVSTLELDEVAETVIREAGAVPSFKGYHGFPASICASVNDRVVHGIPSAEEVLVEGDLVSIDCGAVLEGWHGDSAWTFGVGAVIEADRLLSEATRLSMEAGIAAMVPGNRLTDISHAIELGTRAAEKEHGRAYGIVDGYGGHGIGREMHMDPFLANEGAPGRGPKLVVGSVLAIEPMLTLGTVDTKILDDDWTVVTTDGSRAAHWEHTVAVTEDGPRILTLRPE comes from the coding sequence GTGGTCTTCGGCCGGAAGAACAAGAAGGTGGTGCCTTTCCGCACCACCGGTGAGCTCGACGCGATGGCCGCGGCGGGCGCGGTGGTCGGCCGCGCCCTCGTCGCCGTGCGCGATGCCGCCAAGCCCGGGGTCTCCACGCTGGAACTCGACGAAGTCGCCGAGACGGTGATCCGGGAAGCAGGCGCGGTGCCCTCGTTCAAGGGCTACCACGGCTTCCCGGCCTCGATCTGCGCGTCGGTCAACGACCGCGTCGTGCACGGCATCCCCAGCGCCGAGGAAGTGCTCGTCGAAGGCGACCTGGTCTCCATCGATTGCGGCGCCGTCCTCGAAGGCTGGCACGGCGACTCCGCGTGGACCTTCGGCGTCGGTGCCGTCATCGAAGCCGACCGGCTGCTCAGCGAGGCCACCCGGCTGTCGATGGAAGCGGGCATCGCCGCGATGGTGCCGGGCAATCGCCTGACCGACATCTCGCACGCCATCGAACTGGGCACCCGCGCCGCCGAGAAGGAACACGGCCGCGCCTACGGAATCGTCGACGGCTACGGCGGTCACGGCATCGGCCGCGAGATGCACATGGACCCCTTCCTGGCCAACGAAGGCGCCCCGGGCCGTGGCCCGAAGCTGGTCGTCGGCTCGGTGCTGGCGATCGAACCGATGCTGACCCTGGGCACTGTCGACACCAAGATCCTCGACGACGACTGGACCGTGGTCACCACCGACGGCAGTCGCGCCGCGCACTGGGAGCACACGGTCGCGGTCACCGAGGACGGGCCGCGGATTCTGACGTTGCGGCCGGAGTAG